The segment TCCTCTATATCGACCTCGAATTCGCCAGTGTCGTTAAATCTCAGGTGTTTACACCGCTCCAAGATGCTTGGATCTCTGCCGTCTGCAATCTCGACACTTTTGCGTGCATAGAAACAGAATCTGTGCATATTCTCCATAATCAAAATAGTAGTTCGTGGCTCGAGAGCATCTATGTAATCACCGTGGGATGAGATCTTCATGCGTGCGAAAGCTGTAAGAATACAAGCTGCCTCTAGGGCCTGGTCGTGATACCGGGCCAATGCCGACCAGCGAAAATCGTTTAGTTCCATTTTCTAACCTAACTAATGTCACAATGGCTGGAATCCATATCAGTTTAGCGAAGATTAGTCCTGCGGAGCGGATTCGCCGGAGGCGTCATCCGGCGCCACCAGCGTATCGGCTGTCGCCACCATCGCTCCGATACGCCGTGCCGCTTGTTATCACTGACCGAATCGATCTTGGCAAGAACCGCTCCTGTCAAGACCGCCGCCATGCGCCGGCAGAGTCCAGGCATAGGGCTCAAGACCACGGCTTCCCATGAGGGGCGGGGCTATGCTAAGGCATACGGATAGACCCGCCCTGTCTCCCTGCAATGAGGCGGGGGATGAGGGCGGCCACGTCACAAGGAGGGTTCGGTTATGACGATGACGCAAAAAGGGTTTTCGCATCTGGGTCTGTCTACTTTGGATTTGGACAAGACCCGCGACTTTTATGAGAATATTCTGGGTTTCAAGCCGGTGCGCTGCGATACGATCAAGGTCAAGGAGGGCGGTCATATCCGGCACATCTTCTTT is part of the Desulfurellaceae bacterium genome and harbors:
- a CDS encoding VOC family protein, whose translation is MTMTQKGFSHLGLSTLDLDKTRDFYENILGFKPVRCDTIKVKEGGHIRHIFFDTGRDQLLAFMEAREVPGVPQEYDAGINRGLGV